From a region of the Malania oleifera isolate guangnan ecotype guangnan chromosome 12, ASM2987363v1, whole genome shotgun sequence genome:
- the LOC131145148 gene encoding uncharacterized protein LOC131145148: MGDFSASSIHCSRLHDCHGNDGDALIRRRVDSPQSVLGPLLSSMAGLSFTRHPLQDPPGRKITKKGTRTVEDSIPRGSWRSAIATSDFTPPAPIVVKRRRFTTLIDDDDCGMDGGDATPGVARKLGDLLDKVASESADPKEERQGDSIEP, encoded by the coding sequence ATGGGCGACTTCTCCGCCAGCAGCATCCACTGTTCCCGCCTCCACGACTGCCACGGCAACGACGGCGACGCACTCATCCGCCGTCGCGTCGACTCGCCGCAGTCCGTCTTGGGCCCCTTGCTCTCTTCCATGGCCGGCCTCAGCTTCACGCGTCATCCCCTCCAAGATCCGCCCGGCCGCAAGATCACCAAGAAAGGAACGCGTACCGTCGAGGACTCAATTCCCCGTGGCTCCTGGCGCAGTGCGATTGCCACATCCGATTTTACTCCGCCGGCCCCGATCGTGGTGAAGAGGCGGCGATTCACAACCCTCATCGATGACGATGACTGCGGAATGGATGGCGGAGATGCAACGCCTGGGGTTGCTAGAAAGCTTGGGGACCTCCTGGATAAGGTGGCTTCGGAGAGCGCGGATCCTAAGGAAGAGAGGCAGGGGGACTCCATTGAACCATGA